A segment of the Streptomyces sp. Tu 2975 genome:
GCCTGCGTCCCGTCGAGGTGCAAGGGGTGCTGGAAGTGGCAGGTGGTAAGACGGATTGGGTGGTGTATCTCTGCGTGCTGGAGCTCGAGGACGCCGGTGATCCACGCTCCGGCGATGCGCAGAGCGGGCGCTTCGCCGGGTTCGGATGAACTTCCCAGGAGGAGGGCCCGGATGACCTCAGCCCGAACAGTCCGTTCCGCGCTCTGAATCGTCGCGGGGTCCTCACCCTCGTCTCCGCGGACGTCGATCGCTACACCACGAGGGAACGCCTGCCAGATGCGACGTTCCAGAGGCGTCAGGTCTGTGATCTCCATCCGCAGGACCTTATCCATTGAGGCACTGCGATAAGGACCCCGACCGGAACCCCGGCCCCGGCGGCGGGCGACCTACACCCGTCCACACGGGGTCCGGCACCTGTTCGCCGCCTTGGACCTGGGCAAGGACAAGCTCTACGGCCACATCAAGCCGAAGAAGAACCGGATGAGGTTTCTTCAGTTCTGCCGCTACCTGCGCAGCCTCTACCCACCCAAGATCCGTATCGCGATCGTGCTCGACAACTTCTCCCCGCACTTGACCACGATGAAGGACACCCGGGTCGGCGACCGGGCCGCGGCGAACAACGTGGAATTCGCCTACACGCCGACCAGCGGTTCCTGGCTCAACCGCATCGAGGCCCAGCTCACCGCCCTGCGCTACTTCGCCCTGGACGGCACCGACCACTCCAGCCACAAGGAACAGGGCGGCATGGTCCGCCGCTACATCATCTGGCGGAACAAACACGCCGCTGACGAACGCCTCCGCGAGGTCGTGAACAGGGCGAACTTTGCCTGATGCGGCACTAGGGTCCGTCTTCGAACTGATCTTGCCCAAAGCGGGAGTGATGCGAGTGTGACCGCTGCTTCGTAGGAGGTGGCGGTCTTCTCGTAGCGGGTGGCGATACCGCGGAAGCCTTTGAGCTGGTTGAAGCAGCGTTTCGACGGTGTTGCGGCGGCGGTAGATCGCAAGGTCGAAGCCCGCGGGCCGACCGCCTTGACTACCACGGTTGCGGCGGTGCTGCTTCTGGTCATTCTTCTGTGGGATGGTGTGTCCGATGCCGCGTCGTCGCAGGTAGGCGCGGAAGCCGCGTGAACTGTAAGCCTTGTCGGCGATCACGCGGTGTCGGCAGCGGGGCCGCCCCATGCCGGTGCGGGGCACTCGGTATCAACGGAGCCAGCAACTCCCACTCGGATTCTGTCGCCGGTTCCACGAGGAACCCAGCCCGCTATGGTTGCCGACCAGATCACTCCGTTATGGGCAGGCACTCCGCGAGCAGGTCGACGACGTCCCGCCAAGCTCGCTGCGCATGCTGAGGGTGAAAACCGACCCCAGGAAGCACGATGTGGTCGACCGGTGGGTGATGGAAGGCGTGCAAGGCGCCGCCGTAGACCACGAGGCGCCAGTCAACGCCCGCAGCCTGCATCTCGGCAGTGAATGCGTCCCGTTGCGCGAGCGGCATGATCGGGTCTTCCGACCCGACCCCGGCCCACACCGGGCAGTGAATGCGCGCCGTCTCGCCCGGTCGGCCCGTGGTCAGTCCGTTGACTGTCGCGATCGCGCGCAGGTCGACGCCGTCGCGCCCGAGTTCCAGCGCGATTGCGCCCCCGGTGCCGTAGCCGACGGCGGCGATCCGGTCCGGGTCGGTCCGCGGCTCGGCGCGGAGCACGTCGAGCGCGGCGTGGCCGATGCCTCGCATCCGGTCGGGGTCAGCGAGCAGCGGCATGCAAAGGGCCAACATCTCCTCAGGGTCGCCCAAATAGCGCCCGCCGTGGAGGTCGAAGGCCAGGGCCACGTATCCCAGCTCGGCGAGCACATCGGCCCGGCGGCGCTCGACGTCGCTGAGCCCCACCCCCTCGGGCCCGACCAGGACCGCGGGCCGGCGGTCGAGACCGGCCGGGAGCGCGAGATGCCCGATCATCGTCAGGCCGTCGGCCGCGTATTCGATCGTGCGCGTTGTAACCGTCGTCATGAGCCTGG
Coding sequences within it:
- a CDS encoding dienelactone hydrolase family protein, with the protein product MTTVTTRTIEYAADGLTMIGHLALPAGLDRRPAVLVGPEGVGLSDVERRRADVLAELGYVALAFDLHGGRYLGDPEEMLALCMPLLADPDRMRGIGHAALDVLRAEPRTDPDRIAAVGYGTGGAIALELGRDGVDLRAIATVNGLTTGRPGETARIHCPVWAGVGSEDPIMPLAQRDAFTAEMQAAGVDWRLVVYGGALHAFHHPPVDHIVLPGVGFHPQHAQRAWRDVVDLLAECLPITE